From the genome of Amycolatopsis granulosa:
GGCGCGGGCACCAACGGCACCCCGGGGAAGGCTCCAGGAGCCGGGGCCCCCAACTCCGGGCGTCCTGGCGGCGGAACCAAGCCAGGCAACGGAAAACCCACGAATCCCGGCGACACGATCACGGGCGGCGATGCCGACATGGCGAGCTGCTCGTACGTGAAGAGCGACTACCAGCCTCCCAGCGGCGGCGCGTTCCCCGTGGCGCACAAGCCTCGACCAAGCAGTGGAGGCGTCGTGCCGGTGGCATTGCCGCGCCCTGCTCCCGCCCAAGCCGGGCAGGGACCGGGCGCCTGGTACGTCTGGAAGTGCTCGGGAGAAGGCTCGGCCGACACGTTGTACCGGCCTCCCGTGTGGATCCCCGATGGGGAACAGCCCGGAGCAGCGCAGCTGCCATCACCTGAAGAGCTGGCGCAGATGGCGCGCCGCCAGCTGCGGCTGCCCTCGCCAACGAAGTGGATCCTGGCTCGCCCGGCCTGCCGATCGCCCGCTCCTCCAACGCGATCGTTCTCCTGTCACGTGCTCATGCCGACGACCTCGCGCACCTTCCACGACGACTACCCACCGTGGCCCGATGGAGCCCGAACCCCCGTTTTGTTGCTGGTCGGCCCGGGCTATTCCGAAGCAGAGGTCGCCCGCGAACTCGGGGTGCCGCCGCTGGGGCGGGTGCCTCACGATCCACGTGGTGCCGCCGTTCTCTGCGGCCGGCCGGCAACATCGCGATGGGGACCTTCCCGTTCGGCGCTCGGGCGTTTCGCAGAGAAGGTTGCCGGCGAACTCGCCAGCCGTGGACACCTGGCCACACCCGAACCGCCCCCATTGCACACGCCCGTCCCGGCTTTGCACGTGGTCCCCGGTGTCCCGCCCGCCGCTGTCTCGCCCAACGGTGTCCGCCCGGCACCCTCCGCCGGAGGGCAGGCATTGTGACGCCGTCAACCGCGCCTCAGCAGCCGGTCAACGGCGCGACCCCGAGGAGGTCGCCGACAAGTTGGCCTACCGATGGCCGCCCGGCCGAGCCGCCAGACGCAGTGAGCCGGTTACGCCAGTACCTCCGTGAGCGGCTGAACGCCGATTTGCCTCAGCGCGTCGCCGACCAGCAGGACCGCACCGGGACGACCGCCACGCGCGAGGCGCGCCGTGAGCTGGCCCGCGGAATCATCGACGACGCCCTGCGCAGGCATACGGAGAACGAACTGGCCGCGGGCCGGCAGTTGCTTCCGCGCGAGGTCGAGCAGCGGGTGGTGACCGAGGTCGTCAACGAGCTGTTCGGCATGGCGGGGTTGCAGCCGCTGCTGGACGACCCGGCGGTGGAGACCATCAACGCCAACCGTTACGACCGGGTTTTCGTGCAGTACAACGACGGCCGCCGCGCCCGGGTGGGCCCGATCGCGTCGTCCAATGAGGAGCTGACCGATCTCGTGCGGCTGCTGGCCGCGCGGGCGAGCAGTCAGGAACGGCGGTTCGACCAGGGCTCCCCAGCAGTCAACCTCCAACTGCCAGGCGGGGAGCGGTTGTTCGCGGTGATGGGGCTGACTGCCGGCGGCATGACCGCTCTGTCGATCAGACGCCACGGCTACCTCACCGTCACCCTGCGGGACCTCCGGCTGCGCGGCAGTCTCGATCCCGGCCTTGAGCAGTTCCTGCGCGCGCTGGTCAAGGCACGCAAGAACATCCTGATCACCGGCGGCACTGGTGCCGGCAAGACCACGCTGCTGAGGGCGCTGGCCTCCGAAATGGATCCGATGGAACGGATCGTCACCATCGAGGACGCGTTCGAACTCGGCCTGGACCACGATCCCGACATCCACGCCGACGTGACCGCCTTCCAAGCGCGTGAGCCCAACGTCGAAGGCGAGGGAGCCATCTCCCAAGCCGAACTCGTCCGCTGGGGTCTGCGGATGAGCCCGGATCGGGTCATCGTCGGGGAGATCCGCAGGCCGGAGGTCATCCCGATGTGCAACGCGATGTCGCAGGGCAACGACGGGTCGATGGCGACCCTGCACGCGTCCAGCTCGCGAATCGCGTTCACCCGCCTCGCCTCCTACGCCGCTCAAGGCGCGGAACGGCTACCGCTGGAGGCAACGAACCTGCTCGTCGCCTCGGCGGTGCACTTCGTCGTGCACCTGGCGCGCGCCGACGACCGACGAACCCGCGTGGTGTCCTCGATCCGCGAAGTAGTCGGCGCCGACGGACCGCAGATCATCTCCAACGAGATCTACCGGCCCGGTCCGGATCGCCGCGCTCGCCCCGTTGCCGGCGCCCTGCGCGGTGACACGCTCGACGATCTGGTCGACGCCGGATTCGACCCCGGTGTGCTCGAGAACCCCGAGGGCTGGTGGGCGCCGTGACCGTCGCTCTCACCGCGACCACCGGCCTCGCCGCGCTGCTCGGCGCCGGCGCCGGGTTCGGGTTGTTGCTGGTCGTCCTCGGCTTTCGGGGAACCGCCACTCACCTCCCTCGGCGCATCCGCCGTCCCGAGTATCCAGCCGACCCGCGTCGCTCGCTCCGGCTTGGTATCGCGGTCGCGGCCGGGCTGGCAGCCGGTCTGCTGACTGGCTGGGTGGTTGGCGGCGTCCTCGCCGGGCTCGCCTGCTGGGCGTTGCCCCGCGTCCTGGGCAGGGACCCGGAGCACACCCGTCGAATCGCTCGCATCGAAGCGATCGCGACCTGGACGGAGATGCTGCGCGACACGCTGTCGGCCGCCGCAGGGCTCGAACAAGCCGTCCTCGCCACCGCGCCCCTGGCCCCACCGGCCATCCGGACCGAGGTGCGTGAGCTGGCGGCGGGAATCGAAAACGGCGAGCGTCTGGCTCCGGCGTTGCGACGACTTGGCAAGCGGTTGGACGATCCGGTCGGAGACCTGGTGATCGCCGCCTTGCTGCTGGCCGCCGAGCACCAGACCCGGCAGCTGGCCGACCTCCTCGGGTCGCTGGCCGAGGCGGCCCGCGGCCAGGCGTCAATGCGGATGCGTGTGGAGGCCGGGCGAGCCCGCACCCGCACGTCGGTCCGGGTCATCGTGGGCACCACCGTGGCCTTCGCGGTGGCCGTGGTGCTGCTCAACCGCAGCTACATGGGCGCTTATGACAGCGCCGCCGGCCAGATCGTGCTGCTGGGGATCGGCGGTCTGTTCGCGGTGGGGTTCACCTGGCTGAGCCGGATCGCCCGTATCTCGCAGCCCGATCGGTTCCTCGCCACAGCCGATGACGCACGAGTAGCCATTGGGAGGCAGGAATGAGCCCCCTGATCATCTCCCTCGCACTTGGCACGGGCGTGGGCATCGGGCTGTGGGCGCTGGCGGTCTACTTGTTCCCGCCGCGTCCCGCACTGGGCGTCGTCCTGACCCGCGCCACCGCGCCGCCCAGTTCCGAGCCGATCCTGACCACTGGGGACGCCGGCTGGGCCGCACGACTCGGCCGGCCGGCCGTCGCGCCTCTGCGCGCCCTCAACCTGCCCGGCCCCCGTTTGGCGCGCGACCTCGCGGTGATCGGCCGCTCGAGTTCGACCCACCTGGCGGAAAAGGCCACCCTCGCCGTCGCCGGCCTCGTCCTGCCGGCGCTGTTGAGCGCTCTCCTCACGATCGCCGGATTCGGCCTTGGTGTCGAGTTCCCGATTATCGCCGGTCTGGTGCTCGCAGCAGCCGGGTTCGTCCTCCCCGACCTGCAGGTTCGCACCGAAGCAGCGAAACTCCGCTCCGGGTTCCGGCACGCGCTGTCGGCCTACCTGGACCTGGTGTGGATCGCGCTGGCCGGTGGCGCCGGCGTCGACAGTGCGCTGGGCGACTCCGTCGCCATCGGCCGCGGATGGGCCTTCGCACAGATCCGCCGCGCGCTGGACACCGCCCGCCTGACCCGCACGACCCCATGGGCGACACTGCGCCGGCTCGGCGAAGAACTCGACGTGACCGAACTCGCCGAGCTCGCCGCCTCGGTCAGCCTCGCCGGCACCGAGGGCGCCAAGGTCCGCACATCCCTCGCGGCCAAGGCACAGGCCCTGCGCACCCACCAGATGACCGAAGCCGAGGGCGATGCCCAAGCGGCAACCGAACGGATGTCGCTACCGGTGATGGCCTTGTTCCTCGGATTCCTCGCCTTCATCGCCTACCCCGCTCTAGTCCAGGTCCTCAATGGACTCTGAACCGGCGTACGAGAGGAGAATCTGATGCCCTCACAATGGGACACCTTGTGGACCATCATCCGGGCTCGGGTGGATATGCTGCGGCGTGAACCCGAGGCCGGGTACTCGACCGAAACGGTGCTCGTGACAGCGCTGCTGGTCGTCGCGGCCATCGCGGTGCTCGCGATCATCGTCGCCAAGGTCACGTCCAAGGCCAACAGCATCGACATGTGAAGCTATGAACCGCAGGCAGATCCTCTGCGCGAGACCCGCCTCGTGGCGAGTCCGGCTCCGCAAGTCGTTGATGGGCGATCGCGGCTCAGTGAGCGCGGAGCTGGTGATCGCCACTCCCCTGCTGGTGCTGCTGGCCATCGTGCAGTTCGCGCTGTGGTCGCACGCCACGCACGTCGCGCAGGCCGCCGCCTCACAGGGCCTGGCGACGGCGCGCTCGCAGAACGGGACCGCTGCGGCGGGCACGGCCAGCGCGCAACAGCTCCTCGGCCAGCTCGCCGGTGGCCCGCTGCGCGGCGCCGCCGTGTCGACTGACCGGGGCCCAGCTGCAGCCGAAGTCCGGATCTCCGGGACGGCCACGTCGGTGGTTCCGTTCCTGACGTTGCCCGTGCACGCCGAGGCCGCCGGTCCTGTCGAACGCTTCGTTCCGAACCTTTACGGGTTCACGAAGTCTGAAGCGGCCTCCGGCGGGAACCCGAGTGCTGGAGGCGCCGGATGACAGTATCAGGGAGCTTCGGTTCGGCGCGGCAGACAGCGATTGCCTCGGCCTGCGCGTCGCGCGGTGGCCAATTGAGTCATGTATCGCTTGGTTATCCGTCCACCGTAGCCGGTGTCGATCAGGTTCGCGATGCAGTTAAGCAGGCCGCGTTGACTGGTTGGTGGCATGGCTCGGTGTCCCGAGTAGGTCAAGAGCAGATCTATGTACTCCTGCGTGCTGTACGTGTGCTCCCACTCGTAGCGGCGGAACTGGACGGGACCGAAGCGTCGCGAGTCATCGATCTCAGTCGAATCGGTCGGCACGTTGGTGGATGCCTGAAGGCGCAAGCCTGGCGGTGTGGTGGGGTCGAAGCGTTCGTAACATTCCTGGACCTCGGCGAAGAACGGCTCTGTGCCCCCGGCGATGTGGTGCGTAGATATCACCGCCAAGGTGCCGCCGGAGCGCAGGGCGTCAGCGGCTTTGCTCGTCCGGATCTGGGGATCGATCCAGTGGAAGGCCGTCGCGGACAGCACGAGGTCGAATCCGGCGGCGGGCAACGGCCAGTCCTCGAAGGTCGACACCACAACCTGCGTTCCGGAAAACGCGGCGAGATGCTGCCGTGCGATGGCGGCCATGTCAGGGCTCAACTCCACGGCGACGATCGCGCATCCGCGCTGGGCCAAGGGGAGCGTCGCCTGGCCGGTGCCGCAGCCGATCTCCAACACCCGGGACTGAGGGGCGATGCCGGCCAGGATGGCGAGGTCGTCGAACATCTCGGCGGGATAGCCCGGTCGGCAACGGTCGTAGCGTTCGGCGTCTTCGCCGAACGTCGTTCGCAGCTTTTCCCGATCAGTCTCAGTCACGAGCCCAGACTACTGGGGTGTGGTGATGGGCTCGGGCGGATCGAGCACGGCGGTATAGCGGCTGGCGGCTTTGACGCTGACTCCGAACAGGTCGCAGAGGCACCGGACGTCGCCATCAGTGGCGCTGACTTCGTCGAGGATGCGGTCAGTGCGGATGTCGCGAGCGGCGGTGCCCAGCACGAGTCCGGGCCAGCGGGTGCCGACGGGTTTGGTGCCCAGCGCTGTGCGGTAGTGGATGAACAGGTGCGGGTTGGCCGTGTGCGGCCAACGGTGGTTGCGATAGTCCAGGTAAGCGGTCAGCCGGACGCGGACGGCCTCGGCGAGCAGGATGGTACGGCTGTCGAGGTGCAGACGGCCGTCTCGGATGTCGGTGAGGTGCAGGGCGCGCAGCTGCCCGGCGACCAGGCCGTGGAAGGCCGGCAGTGCGGTCATCGCCGCGCGGGTGGGGTTCGGGGAGGTCAGTCCTTCCTTGATCAGGGCCAGGTCGGCGGGCAGCGCTTGGCAACTCTCGGGTGCGCCGAGGCGCAGCCTGACGGAGGGGTCGACGGAGAGGACCTTGCGTGCCTTGAGGACTTTGAAAAATCGATTGCAGTCCGGCGCCGAGGGTGTAGCGGCCGTTGCCGCTTGCGGGCAGGACCGCGAGCACGTCGTCTCGGCCAATCTGGCGCAGCGAGTGGACTCCGTGATCGGCCCAGTCCTGAAGGACAGGCAGCGCCCGCGCAGTTTGATCTGCACGGTCGTGCGAACTCGGGGACGGCTGCTCGGCACGGCGGTGTTGCCGTCACGCAGCACCGTCCACCACACGCGCAACTTGTCGACCATGCGTCAACACATTCTTGCAATCGCGCGAAGCCACGGCTACCTGCACAAAGGCGTGACCAGGGCTTCTTCAGCCTGGACGAACTCGTAAGTGTTCTGACAGACGAGACGAGTGGATGACCTCGATGACCAAAACCTCACCTCGTCGCGGGCTACGCGGCCAGGAGGAGCGGATCGCCTGGTGGTGGGCCGACGACGGATCGGTGGCCTCCGAAATCACGCTCGTCGCCCCGTTGCTGATCATGCTCCTGGTGTTCGTGGGCGTCGTGATCCACCGCGGGGTGGACGCTCGGATCCGCATCGACGATGCCGCACACCAAGCCGCCCGCGCCGCGAGCATCGAGCGCACCGCTGCTGCCGCGATCCGTGCCGCCCAGTCCACGGCCGCCGCAGCCCTGGCCGACGCGGGTGTGGCCTGCCGGTCGTTCTCCGCGACCACCTCGACCGGAGGCCTGCGCCCGGGCGGCACCGTGGCGGTCACCGTCGTCTGCGATGTCGACTTCGGCGACGCCCTCATCCTCGGCGTACCCGGTGGCAAGCGGCTGACGGCCACGGCTGCCGAGCCGGTGGACCAGTGGCGGTCGACGGCGAACACCGGGACATCGTCGTGAGGCACCGAAGCACGAGCACGCGATCGTCTGGTGGCGTGCCGACGAGGGTCGCGTGTCCGCCTTCGTCGTCGTGCTCATCTCGGCAATCCTGGCCCTGGCCGGGCTGTCCCTCGACGGTGGGCTCGCCTTGGCCGCCAAGGTCCGGGCGAACGGGCAAGCCGAATCCGCCGCTCGCGCCGGCGCACAAGCCATCGACCTCACCGCGTACCGCAACAACGGAACCCTCCGCTTGGTGCCCGCGCAAGCCATCGCCAGGGCCCAAGCCCATCTGGCCGCTGAGGGCGCCGCGGGCACGGTCACGATCTCCGGCGACACCGTCACGGTCACCGTCACAGGCTCCCAGCCCACCCAGCTACTCGGGCTGATCGGAATCAGCTCCCTGTCCGTACACGGCCAGGGAAGTGCGCACCCTCAACGCGGAATCACCACCGTCGAGCCATGACGAAAGGAGAAGAGATCATGCCCACCGACGAAGAGGTCCAACACCGCATCGAAGACGTTGACGCCCCGCGTACTTCGAGGCGCAAAGCCGCCGCCCAGCAGGTGAATCAGCTGGCCCAGCGCCGTGCCGCGATCGTCGCCCAGCTGGAGGACATCGAGGGGCAACTCGGCGAGATTGTCGCCGACGCCGAGGACGTCATCAGCATCGAGGAACTCGCGCGGTTCACCGACCTGAAGGCCTCGGACCTCACGGAGTGGGTCACCGGTCGCAAGACCTCCCGAGCCAAGCGGAAGAAGCCAGCCGGGAGCAAGCTCGGTACTCGTTCCCGCAGCTCGTCCCAGACGAACGGACAATCGGGTGATCCTGCGCCCGCGCCGCCCGCACGTGATCTCAAGGTCGCTCAGCTCACGTGAGCGTCCGATGACTGGAAGTTCGATGCGTAGGGCCGGCCATGGTGTCGTCGTCGCAGCCAGGCTGCTTCGCGGGTTGCTCGCCACGGTGATCCTTGTTTCGCTGCTCGGCGGCGTTCCCTGGGCGCTCATCCGGTTCATCGGGTGGCCCCTGCCCGACCACCTGCCGACCTTGGCGGAGATCGAGGGCGTGCTGCTCGGCCCGATGACCGCAAACTTCCTGCTCAGCTCCCTCGCCTGCCTCAGCTGGGTGGTCTGGGCACTGTTCGCGGTTGACGTGGCCCGCTGCGCCATCGAGGTTGCGCGCGACATGCGCGTCCCTGGCGTGATAGCTGCCGGCCCCCTCCGCCACGTCACGGCGGCTCTCATCGGCGCGATCCTGATCGCGATCGTGGGTCACCGCGTTGACCACAGCCTTACCGCCGGGACGAGCTTGAGCGCCGAAGTCGTCACTACGTCCGATGTGAGGCTCGTGGCCCACGAGCACAACAGCGCCGAGGGGATCGCCGCGGCGAGGTCCGTGGTCGCCCTGGCGCCGGACCCGGAAACCGGCGTGCACGACTCGCTGTGGCGCATCGCCCAGCGCACTCTCGGAGACGGCAATCGGTGGCCGGAAATCTTCGACCTCAACAAAGGCAAACCGCAGCCCAACGGAGGCCTGTTCAACCGGCCAAACTTGATCTTCCCGGGCGAGGAGTTCAGGTTGCCGGCCGACGCAGCCACATCCCCGAAGACCGGACCTCCGTCCACGGCGGCTCCCGCCGAACAGCCGGCACCCGCGACACTGGAACCGCCGGCCGAGGACACGCCACCGCCGAACCCCGGCGCTTCCGGGGAGGCCGGGTTTCGCTGGGGTGAGGAGCTGTTCGTCGGACTCGGACTCGCCTCCACGGTCAGCGCGGCCTTGCTCATCGCGCGACGCCGGCACCGTCGTCGCTACCGTCCTGGCAGCGGCGACCGCACAGACCTGCCCGTCGCGCCAGTGGTGTACCAGCTACGACTGGCCCACTTGCGAGCCGCCGACGACGAGCCCGACACCACCGACCGCGAGCCACCAATGGCCTCCGAACCGCCGCTCGCGCAGGACAGCACCCTGCCCGTCGGTGTCCGCGACGGCCGGGAGGTTGCGTTGGACCTCGCCTCGGTCCATGGAATCGGCCTCATCGGCGAGGGTGCGCCAGCCGCGGCACGAGCACTACTGGTCGCCGCCGCCACGGCCACGCACTCCGGGGCACGGGTAATATGTCCAGCCGAAGACGCGGGCGCGCTGCTTGGACACAGGACGGACCAGACGAAGCTGCCGGCAGGTGTGCAGCTGGTCGCCAATGTCGAGGCGGCCCTGGACGCACTCGAAGCCGAGACACTGGCACGCGCACGACTTACGCCAAACGCGCAAGCCGAGCCGTGGCCTCCCGTCCTGCTGGTGGCACGCGCACCGGAACGGCATCGGCAGCGGCTGCAGGCCGTCCTGGACAACGGGTCGAGCTTCGGTAT
Proteins encoded in this window:
- a CDS encoding CpaF family protein gives rise to the protein MSRLRQYLRERLNADLPQRVADQQDRTGTTATREARRELARGIIDDALRRHTENELAAGRQLLPREVEQRVVTEVVNELFGMAGLQPLLDDPAVETINANRYDRVFVQYNDGRRARVGPIASSNEELTDLVRLLAARASSQERRFDQGSPAVNLQLPGGERLFAVMGLTAGGMTALSIRRHGYLTVTLRDLRLRGSLDPGLEQFLRALVKARKNILITGGTGAGKTTLLRALASEMDPMERIVTIEDAFELGLDHDPDIHADVTAFQAREPNVEGEGAISQAELVRWGLRMSPDRVIVGEIRRPEVIPMCNAMSQGNDGSMATLHASSSRIAFTRLASYAAQGAERLPLEATNLLVASAVHFVVHLARADDRRTRVVSSIREVVGADGPQIISNEIYRPGPDRRARPVAGALRGDTLDDLVDAGFDPGVLENPEGWWAP
- a CDS encoding type II secretion system F family protein codes for the protein MTVALTATTGLAALLGAGAGFGLLLVVLGFRGTATHLPRRIRRPEYPADPRRSLRLGIAVAAGLAAGLLTGWVVGGVLAGLACWALPRVLGRDPEHTRRIARIEAIATWTEMLRDTLSAAAGLEQAVLATAPLAPPAIRTEVRELAAGIENGERLAPALRRLGKRLDDPVGDLVIAALLLAAEHQTRQLADLLGSLAEAARGQASMRMRVEAGRARTRTSVRVIVGTTVAFAVAVVLLNRSYMGAYDSAAGQIVLLGIGGLFAVGFTWLSRIARISQPDRFLATADDARVAIGRQE
- a CDS encoding type II secretion system F family protein, which gives rise to MIISLALGTGVGIGLWALAVYLFPPRPALGVVLTRATAPPSSEPILTTGDAGWAARLGRPAVAPLRALNLPGPRLARDLAVIGRSSSTHLAEKATLAVAGLVLPALLSALLTIAGFGLGVEFPIIAGLVLAAAGFVLPDLQVRTEAAKLRSGFRHALSAYLDLVWIALAGGAGVDSALGDSVAIGRGWAFAQIRRALDTARLTRTTPWATLRRLGEELDVTELAELAASVSLAGTEGAKVRTSLAAKAQALRTHQMTEAEGDAQAATERMSLPVMALFLGFLAFIAYPALVQVLNGL
- a CDS encoding TadE family protein, which encodes MNRRQILCARPASWRVRLRKSLMGDRGSVSAELVIATPLLVLLAIVQFALWSHATHVAQAAASQGLATARSQNGTAAAGTASAQQLLGQLAGGPLRGAAVSTDRGPAAAEVRISGTATSVVPFLTLPVHAEAAGPVERFVPNLYGFTKSEAASGGNPSAGGAG
- a CDS encoding methyltransferase domain-containing protein produces the protein MTETDREKLRTTFGEDAERYDRCRPGYPAEMFDDLAILAGIAPQSRVLEIGCGTGQATLPLAQRGCAIVAVELSPDMAAIARQHLAAFSGTQVVVSTFEDWPLPAAGFDLVLSATAFHWIDPQIRTSKAADALRSGGTLAVISTHHIAGGTEPFFAEVQECYERFDPTTPPGLRLQASTNVPTDSTEIDDSRRFGPVQFRRYEWEHTYSTQEYIDLLLTYSGHRAMPPTSQRGLLNCIANLIDTGYGGRITKRYMTQLATARRAGRGNRCLPRRTEAP
- a CDS encoding TadE/TadG family type IV pilus assembly protein; translated protein: MTSMTKTSPRRGLRGQEERIAWWWADDGSVASEITLVAPLLIMLLVFVGVVIHRGVDARIRIDDAAHQAARAASIERTAAAAIRAAQSTAAAALADAGVACRSFSATTSTGGLRPGGTVAVTVVCDVDFGDALILGVPGGKRLTATAAEPVDQWRSTANTGTSS
- a CDS encoding BTAD domain-containing putative transcriptional regulator, with amino-acid sequence MLATVILVSLLGGVPWALIRFIGWPLPDHLPTLAEIEGVLLGPMTANFLLSSLACLSWVVWALFAVDVARCAIEVARDMRVPGVIAAGPLRHVTAALIGAILIAIVGHRVDHSLTAGTSLSAEVVTTSDVRLVAHEHNSAEGIAAARSVVALAPDPETGVHDSLWRIAQRTLGDGNRWPEIFDLNKGKPQPNGGLFNRPNLIFPGEEFRLPADAATSPKTGPPSTAAPAEQPAPATLEPPAEDTPPPNPGASGEAGFRWGEELFVGLGLASTVSAALLIARRRHRRRYRPGSGDRTDLPVAPVVYQLRLAHLRAADDEPDTTDREPPMASEPPLAQDSTLPVGVRDGREVALDLASVHGIGLIGEGAPAAARALLVAAATATHSGARVICPAEDAGALLGHRTDQTKLPAGVQLVANVEAALDALEAETLARARLTPNAQAEPWPPVLLVARAPERHRQRLQAVLDNGSSFGITGLLLGQWPAGVTAYVRADGTVSATNPGAGERLRDMRMFGLGDDHLADLLSLLRQTESPDESDRQNTPDEPKPGLELLAGKSARDQSHPGLEILSGTADLADPPVPIPPQQRTSATGNQQDALAPLRVTVLGPVRVWWRPRPAQAAESVENEVTSAFQPRVRELLVFLSLHPDGVSREALIAALWPASPPEKTTNALNTSLSRLRRAVSAATDGALSDVVVTGEGRYHLHPGLVEVDYHRFAAAVAARRAATNQQDRIDANRSAVESYAGPLADGMSTEWLETARESIRRDAIDAVAALARALVDQDPQQTLDLLEIARAFDPHNELIYRDIMRLQGRLGQLDAIPRTLTLLTTRLAEVDDQPSPQTIGLCERLQRRHDLQTDAAGHGYSKAG